DNA sequence from the Halorussus sp. MSC15.2 genome:
CTTCGGGTTTCTTGTGTGTGAGATCCGCCTTGTATCGGTGCGAGGGGGCGCGGAACGTCGGTCCGCCCCGACCTCGTCGCTGTCCTTGAATTCGTCGTCCCATTATCAGAACACCCCGATTCTGGAGGCGACTTCCTGCGCATCGTCGTCCTCCGAGAGTGTCACCGTGGCCTTCTTGTCACCGTTCATGGTGACCATCGTGTTCACCTTCTGGATGGTGACGTCGTACTGCGCTTCAATCTCGTCGCGGATTTCCGGCTTGTCGGCGTCGAGGTCCACGATGAACTGGAGTTTGTTCTCAAAGTCCATCTCGTTCATCGCCTTCTCGGTGACCCACGGGTACTCGATGACGCTCATCGGTCCGCCACCTCCTCGACTGCGCTCTCGGTCCAGACGGTGAGTCGGCCGGGATGCGTACCGGGCGCGAGGTCCTCTGCGTTGACCTCCTGCGCGGTCGCCACGTCTGCGCCCGCGAGGTTGCGGGCGGCCTTCGAGGGTTCGTCGCTGGTCACGAACAGGACCGACTTGGGGGTCTTGTACTTGCGACCACGCGTCGTACCCTTCCCGGCACGAACCGTCTTGTTCTCCTCGGCACGCTCGATGTCGGCGTCCACGCCGACGGCTTCGAGGAACGAGACGACTTCCTGCGTCTTCAACAGGTCCTCGAACTCGTCGCTCACGACGAGCGGAAGGTCGAGGTCCTCGTCGAACTGGTGGCCGCGCTCGGCCACGAGGTCGGCGTCGGCCGTCGCCGCGACGGCGCTGCGGATGGCCTTCTTTCGCTCCTTCGTGTTGATGTCGAGCGTGCGGTCTTTCTCTTCTTTCGGCGGGTGGGCCTTGCGACCCCCGACGGTCTGGGGCACTCGCGCGCCCTGTCCGTTCGTCCGGGGGACGTGAGCCATCCCGCGACCACTGCCCGGCGACTCCGCCGAGGTTCGCATCCCGGCGTAGTCGTCGGCACCGTAGTCCTGCTTGCGGTTTGCCTGCGCGGCGAGGACGGCTCGCTTGATGAGGTCCGGCCGGACAGTCTTCGAGAAGACGTCCGGCAGGTCCACGGAGCCGGCTTCCTCGCCGTCGAGGTTGCGGATTGTAGCCTGCATAGTTTATCCTTGGTTCGATTCGGTGCTTACGTACCGCACCTCGGGGTCGAGGCGCGGCTGGTCTTTCGGCCGGATGGCCGGGCGGAAACGCAGGAGGCGCTTGTTCGGACCGGGAACCGAACCCTTGACCAACGCGTAGGAACCGTCGACTTCGCCGTAGTTGACGAAGCCGCCGTCGACGTTGATGTCGTCGCCCTCACCGAGGTCGATGAGGCGCTTGTTGAGTTCGGTTCGCTGGTGGTAGCCGGTCTGGCCCTGCTGGGGAACCGTCGAGCGGACGCGGGACGGGTTCCACGGACCGAGGTTACCGATTCGGCGTCGCCATCCCTGCCGGGCGTGCTTGCCCTTCCGCTTCTGGACGCCCCATCGCTTGACGGGACCCTGCGTACCTTTGCCTTTCGTGACGCCGCTCACGTCCATGTACTCACCCGCGCGAACACGTCGTTCATGTCGTGTTCCCCGCCGTCGGTGAGGAGGTCCAGCGCGAAGTCGACGCGGTCGTCGAGCGACCCGCCGCCGACGCGACTCTCCATCACGTCGGGCTTCTTCTTCGGGACGCTGGGTATCTCGTCCGGAACGGTGTGGGTGACGACACGGAGGTCGGCGACGTCGCCGTTCGAGACTGCTTCGCGCAGCTCGTCCTCGGCGGCGTCGGCGTCGTACTCCTCGGGCACGTCGAGCGTGCGCGAGAGGTCGTCGTGGAATTCGTCGCCCCACACTTCCGTCAGCGGCTTCTTGCCGTACGGCGTGTCTTCGTAGGCTCGCAGAGCGACTGCCCGCATCGGCGGCGTCTCCACGATGGTGACGGGAACGGTCTCCTCCATCCCCTCGCGCGGGGAGTCGGATTCGTCGTTCACCATCACCACGTGGGTCATGCCGACCTTGTAACCCGCGAAGCCTTGGAGAGACGGACTGCCGTCTCCGTCGGGCCACGAGTTGAAACGTGGAACCTCGCTGGTTGCACGCGTGCGGGGGCCGAACCCTAGCGAACCTTTGCGTGGTCTGCTTATATCTGACATCGTATCACTTCTCTCTGAGGTTCAGGCAGCCGAGAGCGGCGAACATCGCTTCTTCCGTTCGCACGACCTCGCTACCTTGATTCGGAACCGCGTTCAGCCAGAGGTCAAACCGGCCGGGTGCGCCCGATTCGACTCCGGACTCCGCGTCCGCCTCGTCCTCCCCGTCGTCGCTCGGCCAGTCGTGGGCGAGCGGTTCGGTGGGGAGGTCGAGCATCTCCGGCAGGCCGCGACCCGGTGAACCGAACACGACGGTCATACCGTCGCGCTCGGTCCGGCCGACCACGTCGGTCAGCCGCCGGGTCGTCAACTCGACCCCGTGACGGGACGTTGCGATTCGAACGCCCGCGTCGTCGCGGTCGAGCGCCGCCGGAAGGTCCGTGCGCGTCACCGACAAACCCGAGAGGGGTTCGTCTACGAGCTTCGCACGGACCGGACTTCGCGAAGAGATCCTGACGGTAACGCGCTCCCCCTCGCCGACCTCCATTTCTGGCGGTACGACGAGTGAGATCGGGTGTTGCAGTCCGCAATTGACCCGAACGCGCCCTTCAGGTCCGACCTCGGTCACGATTCCCTGTCTTAACGACCCCGAACCCTCGGATTCGGAGCCGGTCAGTGAGGGGGCGCGGAGCGGCGGCAGGACGCCCGCGTACTCCAGTTCGTCCCGCTTGCCGAATACCTCCTTTCGGAGGTAGGGCGGCGTCGCGGCGTAGTTCAGTACGGTGCTTACGAACCCGCCACCCCACTTCTCCTCCCCCCCCGGGGTCGGGAAAGACCCCGAGGCGGTCGGCCCGGAACACCGTCGCCGCGCGGGCGACGTAGCCGATTTTGCGAGTCGCCTCGCGCTTGTCTTCGGCCTCCCGGACGAGGGATGACGGAACGAGTACGCTGACAGTCATACCGTGACGCTTCG
Encoded proteins:
- a CDS encoding 50S ribosomal protein L23; protein product: MSVIEYPWVTEKAMNEMDFENKLQFIVDLDADKPEIRDEIEAQYDVTIQKVNTMVTMNGDKKATVTLSEDDDAQEVASRIGVF
- the rpl4p gene encoding 50S ribosomal protein L4, which produces MQATIRNLDGEEAGSVDLPDVFSKTVRPDLIKRAVLAAQANRKQDYGADDYAGMRTSAESPGSGRGMAHVPRTNGQGARVPQTVGGRKAHPPKEEKDRTLDINTKERKKAIRSAVAATADADLVAERGHQFDEDLDLPLVVSDEFEDLLKTQEVVSFLEAVGVDADIERAEENKTVRAGKGTTRGRKYKTPKSVLFVTSDEPSKAARNLAGADVATAQEVNAEDLAPGTHPGRLTVWTESAVEEVADR